The DNA sequence TTCTTTTCCCAATGCCGCATCTTCCTCGCCCCAGACCATCAAGGTGGGTGTTTTGACGTTAGGAGGGTTTTCCCAGACGTCTTTTAACGGATTGCTGCGAAACGATGCCCGGTAGTAATTGATCATGGCCTTCATCGCGCCCGGAATGAGGGCGTTCTGTTTGTAATGCTCAAGAACCTCAGGGCCAAAATTCGTCTGGTCGATGGCCATATTCGAAAAGGCATCTCCAATGGCTTGCGCCCCGCGGAGGGTCATGAGTTTCTCCGGCAGCCAGGGGATCTGAAAAAAGAAGATGTACCAGGACTTCTTCAACTGCGCCCAGCCGGAGACGTTTTTCATGAACTGTGTTGGGTGGGGTAGGTTCATCACCACGAACCGCTCCAGCGGACGGGCCTCGGTCAGCACAAAACTCCAGCCGATGGCGCCACCCCAGTCGTGGGTCATGAGTGTTATCGGTCCGGTAATTCCCTGGGCACGTGCCGCATCGATTAAACCCGCAACGTCTGCAATCAGATGGGTGATGTTGTAATCGGCCACCTTGGGTGGCCGTGAACTCTGACCATAGCCGCGCAGATTGGGCGCCCAGACCGTATAGCCAAGTTCGGCCAAAAGCGGCATCTGGAATCGCCAGGAATGCTTGCTCTCTGGAAATCCATGGAGGAGAAGCGCGAATTTGTCTCCCGAACCGCAAATATCTGTCTCAAAAGTAAGGCCGTTCGCCTCAATCATACGTGTCGTGATGGGTGTTTCACTCATGGCCTTCCTCCTGCGGCCCGGACTATATGCGATCATTGCGCCGCCTGACAGGGGCGATAAACCGGGTTAGGGTAGCACCCAATAGAGGCTGAGCTGGCGGCGGGGGCCGCAGCGAAGAGCACGAAGGCCAAAGAGGGGAAGACATGGCGGTTAGCGTAGCGCGCGAGCATTGGTCGTCGCGATTTGCATTTTTGATGGCAGCAATTGGATCTGCCGTCGGGCTCGGCAATATCTGGCGTTTCCCTTTTGTCACCGGAGAGAATGGTGGCGGCGCGTTTATTCTCATCTACCTGATCACCACGACCTGTATTGCCCTGCCGATCGTAATCGCAGAAGTGATGCTTGGCCGCATGGGCGGTCAGAGCCCCATTGGCTCTCTGATGCAGATCACCCGCAAACACAAGAAGTCCGTCTTCTGGGTGTTGATGGCCTGGGGCGGCACACTCGGTGCTTTTGTTGTCCTGTCCTATTACAGCGTCATTGGCGGCTGGGCCCTGAAATATGTGACCCTCGCGGCGTCTGGGACCTTTGGCAATCTCAATGGTGAAAGTTCAGGCGACATTTTTGGCGCCTTCATCGGCGACCCGATTGCGCTCATCGGCTGGCACACCCTTTTTATGGGCATCAATATTGGCATCGTCATCTGGGGCCTGCACAAAGGGATTGAGCGCGCAGTCGTCTTCCTCATGCCGCTGCTCTTCGTTTTGCTGGTCGGGATGGTTTTTTATGCCGCCTCAACGCCTGGCTTTGACCGCGCGGTGGACTTCCTTTTCACCTTCGACTTCTCAAAAGTGACCTCCAACACATTCTTGATGGCGATTGGACAGGGTTTTTTCTCTGTCTCTGTCGCCCTTGGCGCCATGATGACCTATGGCGCTTATCTGGATGAAGACATCTCTATCCAGAATTCAGCAATCATCATCGTGATCGCTGATACAGGTGTTGCGATCCTGGCAGGGCTCGCCATTTTCCCGCTGGTCTTCTCCTTCGCGCTGGAACCTTCCGCTGGGCCCGGCCTGATTTTCGTGACGGTCCCGATTGCCTTTGGCCAGATGGACGCTGGGCTATTGTTGGGTACTGCGTTTTTCGTGTTGCTGTCGGTAGCAGCCGTTACCTCGGCGATCTCGCTTCTGGAGCCGGCCGTCGCCTATATGGAAGAGGCACTCACCTGGTCCAGAAAAGCGACTGCGATCCTGGTTGGCGGTGCTGCCTGGACGCTCGGCATTGCAAGCGTACTCTCCTTTAGTGATTGGTCGGATTTCTACCCGCTGGCACCGCTGGGCGTTCTGGTCAATCAGACCGTCTTTGATGTCTTTGACTTCATCGTCACCAGCTGGGTCCAGCCTGGGGTGGGTATCATGATGGCGGTGTTTGCCGGGTGGATTTTGAGCCGCGAGACGGTGATGGATGCCCTCAACGTGAAGGATTCGAATGCCCTTTGGTTCCGGGCATGGCTCTTTGCTGTCCGTGTGGTCTGTCCGATTGCCGTGCTGCTGGTCTTTGCAGGGGCGGTATGGCCCGACTTTGTCGCCTCCATGATGCCGAGCGGCGGCGAGTAAGATGCCCAGAAGCGCCGAAAACTGCACAAAAATAGGCGGAAAATAAGGCGCCCGGAGCCCTTGCAAGGCGAGCGCAAGGGAATTAAGTTCCGGCTCTCGGAGTGCTTGGGGCTTAGCCCCGCACGATGGATGTGCAGCTGTAGCTCAGTCGGTTAGAGCGCTTGATTGTGGATCAAGAGGTCGGTGGTTCAATTCCTCCCAGCTGTACCATTTCTCACAACAGATTTAATCGTTTGCGGTCCAAGCTGGAATTGCAAACGCTTATGGGCAGACGGTATCTCTCCCTGTATCTCAGGGCGCCCGTCAACACGTGATATAGAGGTTGCCAGCACATTCACGCGTGCCGGTGCCGGTAACCGCGATGGGGGCATTGACCGCATAATTGCCCACCAGTGATATCGGTGCATCACTCTTAAGGGTCGTGCTGCCAAATTCTACGCCATTGAACAAGGTTGCTCGCGCTGCGGTAATTGTGACCGGCGCAGAGAAAACACTACCCTCAAAAGTTGTAATGGCTCGATTGGTATTGTTGTCATAAATCGCAACGGCGTCGTGCGTGAACGTCCCGGAGAAATCACATTGGACGAAGTGGTTTTCCTGCAAACCGTTGTTAGGCGTTTGCGCCCAATCATTTTGCGCATAAGCGTATCGCACTGTCTGACCTGCATAGGGGTTGAATTTGGT is a window from the Rhodobiaceae bacterium genome containing:
- the fac-dex gene encoding fluoroacetate dehalogenase — encoded protein: MSETPITTRMIEANGLTFETDICGSGDKFALLLHGFPESKHSWRFQMPLLAELGYTVWAPNLRGYGQSSRPPKVADYNITHLIADVAGLIDAARAQGITGPITLMTHDWGGAIGWSFVLTEARPLERFVVMNLPHPTQFMKNVSGWAQLKKSWYIFFFQIPWLPEKLMTLRGAQAIGDAFSNMAIDQTNFGPEVLEHYKQNALIPGAMKAMINYYRASFRSNPLKDVWENPPNVKTPTLMVWGEEDAALGKELTYGTEDLVEDFTLRYLPNVSHWVQQEAPQTVNAMLEAWLTDRPVPEASEVSRT
- a CDS encoding sodium:neurotransmitter symporter family protein, giving the protein MAVSVAREHWSSRFAFLMAAIGSAVGLGNIWRFPFVTGENGGGAFILIYLITTTCIALPIVIAEVMLGRMGGQSPIGSLMQITRKHKKSVFWVLMAWGGTLGAFVVLSYYSVIGGWALKYVTLAASGTFGNLNGESSGDIFGAFIGDPIALIGWHTLFMGINIGIVIWGLHKGIERAVVFLMPLLFVLLVGMVFYAASTPGFDRAVDFLFTFDFSKVTSNTFLMAIGQGFFSVSVALGAMMTYGAYLDEDISIQNSAIIIVIADTGVAILAGLAIFPLVFSFALEPSAGPGLIFVTVPIAFGQMDAGLLLGTAFFVLLSVAAVTSAISLLEPAVAYMEEALTWSRKATAILVGGAAWTLGIASVLSFSDWSDFYPLAPLGVLVNQTVFDVFDFIVTSWVQPGVGIMMAVFAGWILSRETVMDALNVKDSNALWFRAWLFAVRVVCPIAVLLVFAGAVWPDFVASMMPSGGE